A genomic window from Camelina sativa cultivar DH55 chromosome 2, Cs, whole genome shotgun sequence includes:
- the LOC104713942 gene encoding sucrose synthase 3 — translation MANPKLTRVLSTRDRVQDTLSAHRNELVALLSRYVDQGKGILQPHNLIDELESVIGDDETKKSLSDGPFGEILKSAMEAIVVPPFVALAVRPRPGVWEYVRVNVFELSVEQLTVSEYLCFKEELVDGPTSDPFRLELDFEPFNANVPRPSRSSSIGNGVQFLNRHLSSVMFRNKDCLEPLLDFLRVHKYKGHPLMLNDRIQSISRLESQLSKAEDHISKLPEETPFLEFEYSLQGMGFEKGWGDTAGRVLEMMHLLSDILQAPDPSSLEKFLGMVPMVFNVVILSPHGYFGQANVLGLPDTGGQVVYILDQVRALETEMLLRIKRQGLDITPRILIVTRLIPDAKGTTCNQRLERVSGTEHTHILRVPFRSDKGILHKWISRFDVWPYLENYAQDAASEIVGELQGVPDFIIGNYSDGNLVASLMAHKMGVTQCTIAHALEKTKYPDSDIYWKDFDNKYHFSCQFTADLIAMNKADFIITSTYQEIAGTKNTVGQYESHGAFTLPGLYRVVHGVDVFDPKFNIVSPGADMTIYFPFSEETKRLTALHGSIEDMLYSPDQTDEHVGTLSDRSKPILFSMARLDKVKNISGLVEMYCKNTKLRELVNLVVIAGNIDVSKSKDREEIAEIEKMHNLMKKYKLDGQFRWITAQTNRARNGELYRYIADSRGAFAQPAFYEAFGLTVVEAMTCGLPTFATCHGGPAEIIEHGLSGFHIDPYHPEQAGNIMADFFERCKEDPTHWKNVSDGGLQRIYERYTWKIYSERLMTLAGVYGFWKYVSKLERRETRRYLEMFYILKFRDLVKTVPLTADD, via the exons ATGGCAAACCCTAAACTCACTAGGGTTCTAAGCACTAGGGATCGCGTGCAAGATACGCTCTCCGCTCATCGCAACGAACTCGTCGCTCTTCTCTCCAG GTATGTGGATCAGGGAAAAGGGATACTTCAGCCGCATAACTTAATCGACGAACTCGAATCTGTAATCGGAGACGATGAAACTAAGAAGAGTCTCTCTGATGGTCCCTTTGGCGAAATCCTTAAATCAgcaatg GAAGCAATAGTTGTACCACCTTTTGTTGCCTTAGCCGTTAGACCAAGACCTGGTGTTTGGGAATATGTTCGTGTTAACGTCTTCGAGCTAAGTGTTGAACAATTAACAGTCTCTGAGTATCTTTGTTTCAAAGAAGAACTCGTTGATGGACCTACTAGTGACCCTTTTCGTCTTGAGCTTGATTTCGAACCCTTCAACGCAAACGTGCCACGTCCTTCTCGTTCGTCTTCTATTGGTAATGGAGTTCAGTTTCTGAACCGTCACTTGTCTTCTGTAATGTTCCGTAACAAAGATTGCTTGGAGCCTCTCCTTGATTTCCTAAGAGTTCATAAGTACAAGGGTCAT CCATTGATGTTGAATGATCGGATTCAAAGCATATCTAGGCTTGAGAGCCAACTTAGTAAAGCAGAAGATCATATCTCTAAGCTTCCAGAAGAAACACCGTTCTTGGAATTTGAATATTCGCTTCAAGGGATGGGTTTTGAGAAAGGATGGGGAGATACAGCAGGGCGAGTACTCGAGATGATGCATCTTCTCTCTGATATTCTTCAAGCTCCCGATCCTTCTTCCTTGGAGAAGTTTCTTGGGATGGTACCAATGGTTTTCAACGTTGTGATATTATCTCCACATGGATACTTTGGCCAAGCCAATGTCTTAGGCTTACCTGACACTGGTGGACAA GTTGTCTATATTCTAGACCAAGTTCGAGCCCTTGAGACCGAGATGTTGTTGAGAATAAAGAGACAGGGTTTGGATATAACTCCTAGGATTCTTATT GTAACGAGGTTGATACCGGATGCTAAAGGAACTACATGTAACCAGCGGTTAGAGAGAGTTAGCGGAACAGAGCATACTCATATTCTCCGGGTTCCTTTTAGGTCTGATAAAGGAATCCTTCATAAGTGGATTTCAAGATTTGACGTATGGCCTTATCTAGAGAACTATGCTCAG gatgCAGCAAGTGAGATTGTTGGTGAACTACAAGGTGTACCAGATTTTATCATTGGTAACTATAGTGATGGAAACCTTGTTGCATCGTTAATGGCACATAAAATGGGTGTTACACAG TGTACTATTGCACATGCTCTGGAGAAAACCAAGTATCCAGATTCAGACATTTACTGGAAAGATTTCGACAACAAGTATCATTTCTCTTGTCAATTCACAGCTGATCTAATCGCAATGAACAAAGCAGATTTCATCATCACAAGCACTTACCAAGAAATCGCAGGAAC GAAGAACACGGTCGGTCAATATGAAAGCCATGGGGCTTTTACGCTCCCTGGACTATACAGAGTAGTACACGGCGTTGATGTGTTTGATCCTAAGTTCAACATTGTCTCGCCTGGCGCCGACATGACCATCTATTTCCCGTTTTCTGAAGAAACCAAGAGACTTACAGCTTTACATGGTTCCATAGAGGACATGCTCTATAGCCCTGATCAGACTGATGAGCATGT TGGTACATTGAGTGATCGATCAAAGCCAATACTCTTCTCTATGGCGAGGCTGGACAAAGTGAAGAACATTTCTGGTTTAGTTGAGATGTACTGCAAGAACACAAAGTTGAGGGAGCTGGTTAACCTGGTTGTAATAGCTGGTAACATTGATGTGAGCAAGTCCAAAGACAGAGAAGAAATCGCAGAGATTGAGAAAATGCATAACCTGATGAAAAAATACAAGCTTGATGGACAGTTTCGTTGGATAACGGCTCAGACTAACCGAGCTCGTAACGGTGAGCTTTACCGCTATATCGCCGATTCAAGAGGTGCTTTTGCtcag CCTGCATTCTACGAGGCGTTTGGGCTTACGGTAGTGGAAGCAATGACTTGTGGGCTTCCGACATTCGCAACTTGTCATGGTGGTCCAGCAGAGATCATTGAGCACGGGCTCTCGGGTTTCCATATTGATCCATACCATCCGGAGCAAGCGGGTAACATAATGGCTGACTTCTTTGAACGTTGTAAGGAAGATCCAACCCATTGGAAAAATGTATCAGACGGTGGACTCCAAAGGATATACGAGAG GTACACATGGAAGATATACTCAGAGAGATTGATGACACTAGCTGGTGTCTATGGTTTCTGGAAATACGTATCGAAATTGGAGCGTCGTGAGACTCGGAGATACCTTGAAATGTTCTACATTCTCAAATTCCGCGACTTG GTGAAAACTGTTCCTTTAACCGCTGATGACTGA
- the LOC109127175 gene encoding uncharacterized protein LOC109127175 → MLDAFLGSTLEDLVVSDGQLVDGVSVPAGVSDMRVRKNLFPGTVVASDSDIINMELMQQEVTFTEVLGDFLAQDFPPKEGQSLAFLGAIPEERGTETEVSPQGEAEAEGEEEAEGTEDFLVEEEANVEDLSDQGLAEDISKDTLPSDETGGTFPPPRSKVVKGKGFLQGVSTKKRNMVTMASPRKKVVTKGAGLMGKVGSSHQGGKPPSNAAA, encoded by the coding sequence ATGTTGGATGCGTTTTTGGGCTCTACCTTGGAAGACTTAGTGGTCTCGGATGGTCAACTTGTGGATGGAGTGTCAGTTCCTGCAGGGGTTTCTGATATGAGGGTTCGCAAAAATTTATTCCCAGGGACAGTGGTGGCAAGTGATTCTGATATAATCAATATGGAGCTGATGCAGCAGGAGGTGACTTTTACGGAGGTTTTGGGTGACTTCCTGGCTCAAGATTTCCCTCCTAAGGAGGGTCAATCGCTAGCTTTTCTGGGCGCAATCCCGGAGGAGAGGGGTACTGAAACAGAGGTATCCCCACAGGGGGAAGCAGAGGCAGAgggggaagaagaagcagagggaACGGAGGACTTTCTGGTAGAGGAGGAGGCTAATGTTGAGGATCTCTCTGATCAGGGGCTTGCGGAGGATATTTCCAAGGACACACTCCCAAGTGATGAGACTGGTGGTACGTTTCCACCACCGCGGTCTAAAGTGGTCAAGGGTAAGGGGTTTCTTCAAGGGGTGAGTACCAAGAAGCGGAACATGGTCACTATGGCGTCGCCTCGTAAGAAGGTTGTTACTAAGGGTGCAGGTCTGATGGGTAAGGTGGGTTCTTCTCACCAGGGAGGGAAGCCTCCGAGTAATGCGGCTGCCTAA